One segment of Desulfovibrio inopinatus DSM 10711 DNA contains the following:
- a CDS encoding DUF547 domain-containing protein — MKSIIRLVLGGIFVLGLCAFHTKMAWSGQPVDNTIYAGLLSRHVEDGLVDYAGLKTEESLLDQYLDILAAVPVDQLTPKEQLAFYINAYNAWTWKLILQHYPGITSIKDAGSLFRSPWKKEFVHIDGKTVSLDYIEHDVLRPMFKDPRVHAAVNCASMSCPPLRAEPYEASHIDAQLDDDAHDWINDPQYNRLDGKTLRVSKIFDWFEEDFGGEDGVVMFVRRFADSSLGQSLDALNGDVRLRYLDYDWSLNAVPTHP, encoded by the coding sequence ATGAAGAGTATTATACGATTGGTTTTGGGAGGAATCTTTGTGCTGGGACTGTGTGCCTTTCACACGAAAATGGCGTGGTCCGGTCAGCCCGTTGACAACACGATCTATGCTGGATTGCTCTCACGACATGTGGAAGATGGACTGGTTGATTATGCGGGGTTGAAGACCGAAGAATCTCTGCTTGATCAATATTTGGATATTCTTGCCGCGGTTCCGGTCGACCAATTAACGCCGAAAGAGCAGCTTGCCTTTTACATCAATGCCTATAACGCGTGGACGTGGAAACTCATTTTGCAACATTACCCCGGTATTACTTCGATTAAGGATGCCGGCTCATTATTTCGCAGTCCGTGGAAAAAAGAGTTTGTTCATATTGATGGGAAAACGGTCTCGCTCGATTATATAGAACACGATGTGCTTCGCCCGATGTTCAAGGATCCTCGCGTTCATGCCGCCGTAAACTGTGCATCGATGAGTTGTCCCCCTCTTCGAGCAGAACCGTACGAGGCGTCGCATATTGATGCGCAGCTTGATGACGATGCACACGACTGGATCAATGACCCGCAGTATAATCGTCTGGATGGGAAGACCCTTCGGGTCAGCAAGATTTTTGATTGGTTCGAGGAGGATTTCGGAGGCGAAGATGGGGTGGTAATGTTTGTACGCCGTTTTGCTGATTCGAGTTTGGGCCAATCTCTCGATGCGCTCAATGGTGATGTTCGGCTCCGATATCTTGATTACGACTGGTCTTTAAATGCTGTGCCGACGCACCCATAA